The Trichomycterus rosablanca isolate fTriRos1 chromosome 22, fTriRos1.hap1, whole genome shotgun sequence genome has a window encoding:
- the msl1a gene encoding male-specific lethal 1-like 1: MTMRTAAITNGRIKLDTDIRDQSKREILTSVKRDNSDFCVRVPSILSNIHNSPGKHFHNKAKTCSSSRNIVERSGFSPALRKGQEENWVTLGALTVPLAKQMGAEGSPVKSKSLFGHTCHNNLGKMDPVASNGSKQPRNAGLGTGTSMAGVSLPEHGLDGSVVKGTGHAASQTSCIRQILLLQLELIEQQQQQLDNKNKEIDDLKAEKEMLVARIERMERRLQTIKKGDAEVRPTPRRKNSVEPVSSESTGQSEEQSQTPQQTHFGRGGKNLKRRFLFQDSPVVKSRRGAPKTSPPKENQAVKEEFQEKREPEVRSHSFSVVESEELPYMGTTEMYLCCWHQPPSSPWQTPSPVEQDVVTVPSWRESSVEPLKDKKPTDILECLDDAVFMKRHSKLELDEKRRKRWDIQRIREQRMFQRLQQRMYKRNLIQESERELLSFYPEAEDVESIMITPFLPVVAFGRPLPNLKQQNFEVPWLEERSQSRREVSKKKTPHRTCRK; this comes from the exons ATGACTATGCGAACCGCTGCAATCACAAATGGAAGAATCAAGCTGGACACAGACATTCGGGACCAAAGCAAAAGAGAAATTCTTACTAGCGTAAAAAGGGATaattctgacttttgtgtcagAGTTCCCAGCATCCTGAGCAACATTCACAACAGCCCTGGAAAGCATTTTCACAACAAAGCAAAAACCTGCTCAAGCAGCCGGAACATAGTGGAGAGATCTGGCTTCTCTCCAGCTCTGAGGAAGGGACAGGAAGAGAATTGGGTGACCCTGGGGGCTCTTACAGTTCCACTGGCCAAGCAGATGGGTGCCGAAGGTTCCCCAGTCAAAAGCAAGTCACTGTTCGGACATACCTGTCACAACAACTTGGGCAAGATGGATCCAGTGGCGTCTAATGGAAGTAAGCAGCCTAGGAACGCTGGGCTAGGGACTGGAACGTCCATGGCAGGGGTGTCCTTACCTGAACACGGTCTTGATGGAAGTGTAGTGAAGGGCACTGGCCATGCTGCCAGCCAGACTAGTTGTATAAGACAGATTCTGCTGCTGCAGCTAGAACTGATagaacagcagcagcaacaacTGGATAACAAGAACAAGGAGATAGATGACCTCAAAGCTGAGAAGGAGATG TTGGTGGCTCGAATCGAGCGCATGGAACGGCGGttacaaacaataaagaaagGCGACGCAGAGGTCCGACCCACTCCACGGCGAAAAAATTCTGTGGAGCCTGTCTCATCAGAAAGCACTGGGCAGTCTGAGGAACAAAGTCAGACCCCACAACAAACACATTTCGGAAGGGGTGGCAAGAACCTAAAAAG AAGATTTCTTTTTCAAGATTCCCCCGTGGTGAAGTCCAGGCGTGGAGCTCCCAAAACGTCCCCACCAAAAGAAAACCAAGCTGTAAAGGAGGAGTTTCAGGAAAAGCGGGAACCTGAGGTCCGGTCACACAGTTTTTCCGTTGTCGAATCAGAGGAACTGCCTTACATGGGTACAACAGAGATGTATCTCTGCTGCTGGCACCAGCCGCCTTCTTCACCATGGCAAACTCCATCTCCAGTAGAGCAGGACGTGGTCACTG TTCCTTCCTGGCGAGAGAGCAGTGTGGAACCACTGAAAGACAAAAAACCTACAGACATCCTTGAA TGTCTGGATGATGCTGTGTTCATGAAGAGACACTCAAAACTGGAGCTGGATGAAAAAAGACGTAAAAG ATGGGATATTCAGCGCATACGGGAGCAGCGGATGTTTCAGCGCCTTCAGCAGAGGATGTACAAGCGGAATTTGATTCAGGAGAGTGAGCGTGAGCTGTTGTCCTTTTACCCAGAAGCAGAGGATG TGGAATCGATAATGATCACACCCTTCCTGCCAGTGGTGGCGTTTGGCAGGCCTCTTCCTAACCTTAAACAACA GAACTTTGAAGTACCATGGCTGGAGGAACGCAGCCAGAGCCGCCGAGAGGTGTCTAAAAAGAAAACACCCCATCGAACCTGCCGGAAGTGA